A single Dermacentor variabilis isolate Ectoservices chromosome 9, ASM5094787v1, whole genome shotgun sequence DNA region contains:
- the LOC142557703 gene encoding U6 snRNA-associated Sm-like protein LSm2 — protein sequence MLFYSFFKSLVGKDVVVELKNDLSMCGTLHSVDQYLNIKLTDISVTEQDKYPHMLSVKNCFIRGSVVRYVQLPADEVDTQLLQDAARKEASQSKP from the exons ATG TTGTTCTACTCGTTCTTCAAGTCCTTGGTCGGGAAAGATGTTGTCGTAGAGCTGAAAAATGACTTAAG TATGTGCGGAACGCTCCACTCTGTGGACCAGTATCTAAACATAAAGCTCACAGACATCAGTGTGACTGAGCAGGACAAGTACCCCCACATG CTCTCTGTCAAGAACTGCTTCATAAGAGGGTCCGTAGTGCGTTATGTTCAgctgccagcagatgaagtggacACACAGTTGCTCCAAGATGCTGCAAGGAAAGAGGCGTCGCAAAGCAAGCCATAA